TTTCCTCCTTTTTCGTCGTTCCTCCAGAACACCAGGCTCGTCCCCTTGAGGTGTCTCAACCCCAGGCTCCGCTGGGCTTCGATCTCCTCGATCGCCCGGGTCACCCCTTCCCAGACCCCATAGTCGTGCCAGACGATGATGCCGCCGACCGCCACGAGGTCCAGCGCCCGATCCGTATCGGACAATACGTAGTCGTAGGCGTGCGAACCGTCCACAAACACCAGGCTGCACCGCCTTCGGAAAGCCGAAAAATCGAAAGCGGCGGAGTCCCCCAGGAGCTGGGTGATCCGGCCGGCGCTTTCGGGCCGGTTTTCGCGGTGCTTCCTGTACCGCAGGCCGGGCGTCGGCTTGTCGACAAAATGGCGCTCTCCCGAGGCCAGGGCATATCTGGGCTCCGTATCGGGGCGCAGGTCGAGGGTGAAGATGCGGCACGTCCGCGGGGCGTTGATCGCCAGGTTGAGCGTGGTTCGGCCATCGAAGGTGCCGATCTCGAAGAGGGTCGATCCCTCCGGGCAGTTCGCCGCCATCTGGGCCAGAATACCCAGCTCGCTGATCCGGACGTTTCCGTTTTCCGACCGATGCTCCAGAAGGTGGATGGGTTTGGGCGTAATGCACCGACGCCAGGAAATCGATGGCAGATGCGTATCCTGCATGAAAGCGTCCGCCTTTCCCAAGCGCCTTCGCCAATGATCCCGCCACCGTTTCGACAGGGCCGAAAAGGGGAGGTAAAGGTGGGTGGCATATAATCCGTGAAACCTTTCCGTCAGCATAGGGTCTCCTTTTCCGCTCCTTCGTCCATTGTGGTTTTCTCCGATGCTGTCCCCAGTACAAGGCCGGCGCGTTGCCGGCGGTTGTTCCCTTTGTCCTTCACAGACGCTCCTTGATTTTGACGAAGCCGATCTCCGGCCATTGTTCCTCTACTACGAACGGGAGGCGGTATTCGCTTTGGGCCAGGTAGGTCAG
This DNA window, taken from Syntrophobacterales bacterium, encodes the following:
- a CDS encoding class I SAM-dependent methyltransferase, with the protein product MLTERFHGLYATHLYLPFSALSKRWRDHWRRRLGKADAFMQDTHLPSISWRRCITPKPIHLLEHRSENGNVRISELGILAQMAANCPEGSTLFEIGTFDGRTTLNLAINAPRTCRIFTLDLRPDTEPRYALASGERHFVDKPTPGLRYRKHRENRPESAGRITQLLGDSAAFDFSAFRRRCSLVFVDGSHAYDYVLSDTDRALDLVAVGGIIVWHDYGVWEGVTRAIEEIEAQRSLGLRHLKGTSLVFWRNDEKGGNTR